From a region of the Suncus etruscus isolate mSunEtr1 chromosome 11, mSunEtr1.pri.cur, whole genome shotgun sequence genome:
- the MYF6 gene encoding myogenic factor 6, translating into MMDLFETGSYFFYLDGENVTLQPLEVAEGSPLYPGSEGTLSPCQDQMPPEAGSDSSGEEHVLAPPSLQPPHCPGQCLIWACKTCKRKSAPTDRRKAATLRERRRLKKINEAFEALKRRTVANPSQRLPKVEILRSAISYIERLQGLLQRLDQQEKGPEPGVDAFSYTPKQEQLERADFLSPCSAQWPSISDHSRGLVLSAKEGGPVVDPSAPSSLRCLSSIVDSISSEDRAPTCTEDAVEK; encoded by the exons ATGATGGACCTTTTCGAAACTGGTTCCTATTTCTTCTATTTGGACGGGGAAAATGTGACCCTGCAGCCCTTGGAAGTGGCCGAAGGCTCTCCCTTGTACCCGGGCAGTGAGGGTACCCTGTCTCCCTGCCAGGACCAAATGCCCCCAGAAGCTGGGAGCGACAGTAGTGGGGAGGAACATGTCCTGGCGCCCCCCAGCCTACAGCCACCCCATTGCCCAGGCCAGTGTCTCATCTGGGCTTGCAAGACCTGCAAGAGGAAATCTGCCCCTACGGACAGACGCAAAGCGGCCACCCTGCGAGAGAGACGACGGCTGAAGAAAATCAACGAGGCCTTCGAGGCTCTGAAGCGCAGGACTGTGGCCAATCCCAGCCAAAGGCTGCCGAAAGTGGAGATTCTGCGGAGTGCCATAAGCTACATTGAGCGGCTGCAGGGCCTGCTGCAGCGGCTGGACCAGCAGGAGAAGGGGCCTGAGCCGGGCGTCGACGCCTTCAGCTACACACCCAAGCAGGAGCAG CTAGAGCGCGCGGATTTCCTGAGCCCCTGCAGCGCCCAATGGCCAAGCATTTCGGACCATTCCAGGGGGCTCGTGCTCAGCGCCAAGGAAG GAGGGCCGGTCGTGGACCCCTCGGCCCCCAGTAGCCTGCGCTGCCTGTCCTCCATCGTGGATAGCATCTCCTCCGAGGACCGCGCACCCACCTGCACCGAGGACGCGGTGGAGAAGTGA